The following proteins are encoded in a genomic region of Enterocloster clostridioformis:
- a CDS encoding MetQ/NlpA family ABC transporter substrate-binding protein: MKKNILGAAVLAAILASGALSACSGSPKETTAAATETRAADSRAEDTTAAEAETTQASAELKEIVVGASPAPHAEILNAAKEVLASKGYELKIVEYTDYVQPNNALDSGDLDANYFQHKPYLDSFNEQNGTNLVSAGAIHYEPFGIYAGKTASLEELPDKATVLVPNDVSNEARALLLLEAQGLIKLKDGVGLEATKNDIVENTKNLDIVELEAAQLPRSISDGDIAVINGNYAIEAGLKVSDALATEDSQSLAATTYGNVVAVREGEESSDATKALVEALTSPEVKQFMEETYEGAVVPLF; the protein is encoded by the coding sequence ATGAAGAAAAACATCTTAGGGGCAGCCGTACTGGCAGCCATACTGGCATCGGGAGCGCTTAGCGCATGCTCCGGCAGCCCAAAGGAGACCACGGCAGCAGCTACTGAGACGCGGGCTGCTGATTCCAGGGCAGAGGATACCACGGCCGCAGAGGCGGAGACCACGCAGGCCAGTGCAGAACTGAAGGAAATCGTGGTAGGAGCAAGCCCTGCGCCGCATGCGGAAATCCTCAATGCGGCTAAGGAAGTTCTGGCATCCAAGGGCTACGAGCTGAAGATTGTGGAATACACAGATTACGTGCAGCCCAACAATGCGCTGGATTCCGGCGACCTGGACGCCAACTATTTCCAGCACAAGCCATATCTGGATTCCTTTAATGAGCAGAACGGAACAAATCTGGTCAGCGCAGGCGCCATCCACTATGAGCCATTCGGTATTTATGCAGGCAAGACAGCATCCCTGGAAGAACTACCGGACAAGGCGACCGTACTGGTGCCAAACGATGTGAGCAATGAGGCAAGAGCCCTTCTTCTGCTGGAGGCACAGGGGCTGATTAAACTGAAAGACGGTGTTGGTCTGGAGGCTACTAAGAATGACATTGTGGAGAACACCAAGAACCTGGATATCGTAGAGTTGGAGGCAGCACAGCTTCCACGTTCCATTTCTGACGGCGATATCGCGGTTATCAACGGCAACTATGCAATTGAAGCAGGGCTCAAAGTCAGCGACGCCCTGGCTACTGAGGATTCCCAATCCCTGGCGGCTACCACCTACGGCAATGTAGTGGCAGTGAGAGAGGGAGAAGAATCCAGCGATGCCACCAAGGCTCTGGTGGAAGCATTGACCAGCCCTGAGGTAAAGCAATTCATGGAGGAGACATATGAAGGCGCTGTAGTGCCGCTGTTCTAA
- a CDS encoding methionine ABC transporter permease, which produces MQFDSTTINMLVKGIWETIYMVFLSSALSYVIGIPLGIAMVVTDKEGISPVPLFNKVLGLIINLLRSVPFIILLIMVLPITKFIVGKTIGSNATVVPLIIAASPYIGRMVESSLKEVDAGVIEAAKSMGASTWQIIVKVLLPEAKPSLLVGAAISVTTILGYSAMAGFTGGGGLGDIAIRYGYHRYQTDMMMVTVVLLVIIVQLIQEVAMRMSRKSDKRIR; this is translated from the coding sequence ATGCAATTTGATTCTACGACCATAAATATGCTTGTAAAAGGAATATGGGAGACCATCTACATGGTGTTCCTGTCCTCTGCCTTATCCTATGTAATCGGCATTCCCCTGGGAATCGCCATGGTGGTGACGGACAAGGAGGGCATCAGCCCGGTGCCTCTGTTTAACAAGGTTCTGGGGCTCATCATCAATCTGCTGCGCTCCGTGCCGTTTATTATCCTCTTAATCATGGTATTGCCCATTACCAAGTTTATTGTGGGAAAGACCATTGGCTCCAATGCCACGGTGGTGCCTCTGATTATTGCCGCATCCCCATACATCGGGCGTATGGTGGAGTCTTCCCTGAAGGAAGTGGACGCGGGCGTCATCGAAGCAGCCAAGTCCATGGGCGCATCCACCTGGCAGATTATCGTCAAGGTGCTGCTGCCGGAGGCCAAGCCGTCCCTGCTGGTGGGTGCGGCCATATCCGTGACCACGATTCTCGGATACTCTGCCATGGCAGGATTTACCGGAGGAGGCGGACTGGGCGATATCGCCATCCGTTACGGATACCACCGTTACCAGACCGATATGATGATGGTGACCGTGGTGCTTCTGGTCATTATTGTGCAGCTGATCCAGGAGGTCGCCATGCGTATGTCCAGAAAGAGCGATAAGAGAATCCGGTAG
- a CDS encoding methionine ABC transporter ATP-binding protein, with protein sequence MEANNENPIIQLVGLGKQFQTMNGPVTALEDINLEIRYGEVFGIIGLSGAGKSTLVRCINYLEVPTSGKVIFEGKNLSVMKDREKRLARQSMGMIFQQFNLLSQRNVLQNVCFPLEIARVSKAEANKRAEELLTLVGLEDRMKAYPAQLSGGQKQRVAIARAMATNPKVLLCDEATSALDPNTTKSILELLKKINREMGITVIAITHEMAVIEAICDRVAIIDHSHIAEAGNVSDIFSGPKSDIGRQLILGDVAEQNLSFGNSRQIRIIFDGRESSEPVIANMVLACKVPVNIMHADTRDIEGKAMGQMIIQLPEDDTDAGRICNYLKTANVKFEEVR encoded by the coding sequence ATGGAAGCAAATAACGAAAATCCCATCATCCAGCTGGTGGGGCTGGGGAAACAATTTCAGACCATGAATGGTCCGGTGACTGCCCTGGAAGATATCAATTTGGAAATCCGGTATGGAGAGGTGTTCGGTATCATCGGCCTGTCCGGCGCGGGCAAGAGTACCCTGGTGCGGTGTATCAATTACCTGGAAGTGCCCACCTCTGGAAAGGTTATATTTGAGGGAAAGAACCTGTCTGTGATGAAGGACAGGGAGAAGCGTCTGGCCAGGCAGTCCATGGGCATGATTTTCCAGCAGTTTAACCTGCTGTCCCAGAGAAACGTGCTTCAGAATGTATGCTTCCCGCTGGAGATTGCGAGGGTATCCAAGGCCGAGGCCAATAAGCGGGCGGAGGAGCTTTTGACACTGGTGGGTCTGGAGGACCGGATGAAGGCATATCCGGCGCAGCTCTCCGGCGGGCAGAAGCAGAGGGTTGCCATTGCCAGGGCCATGGCAACCAATCCCAAGGTTCTTCTGTGTGACGAGGCCACCAGCGCCCTGGATCCCAATACAACCAAGTCCATTTTGGAACTGCTCAAGAAGATAAACCGGGAGATGGGAATTACCGTCATTGCCATTACCCATGAGATGGCGGTCATTGAGGCCATATGCGACAGAGTGGCTATCATAGACCACAGCCACATCGCGGAGGCGGGAAATGTGTCCGATATCTTTTCCGGTCCCAAATCCGATATCGGCCGCCAGCTGATTCTGGGGGATGTGGCTGAGCAGAACCTGAGTTTTGGCAATTCCCGCCAGATTCGCATTATTTTTGACGGAAGGGAGTCTTCAGAGCCTGTGATTGCCAATATGGTGCTGGCCTGCAAGGTTCCGGTGAATATCATGCATGCGGATACCAGGGATATTGAAGGCAAGGCCATGGGGCAGATGATCATACAGCTTCCGGAGGACGATACGGATGCCGGCCGGATTTGTAATTATCTGAAGACAGCCAATGTAAAGTTCGAGGAGGTGCGGTGA
- a CDS encoding Sapep family Mn(2+)-dependent dipeptidase: MYRKEIEGFIDSHRDEMIEDICTLCRINSEKMPYVEGKPYGEGPFQALQAALNMAEGYGFTIRNYDNYVGTADLNDKERQLDILAHLDVVPAGEGWTETKPFEPVVKDGKLFGRGTADDKGPAVAALYAMRAVKELDIPLNKNVRLILGTDEECGSSDIVNYYDKEDEAPMTFSPDAEFPVINIEKGRLEGHFHASFQASEAMPRLVKAEAGIKANVVPGKARAVVEGVDLKTLEAAAEAVEKETGISFVLEGDLPVMTVTAQGEGAHASTPQEGKNALTGLLVYLTRLPLAECPQMNMVKNLLKLFPHGDTCGKAAGISMEDQLSGNLTLAFSMLTVGADGLEGVFDSRCPICATEESVLGVIKQAMADHGLTLENDSMIPPHHVDGNSHFVKTLLSVYEDYTGLEGSCQATGGGTYVHSLKNGVAYGAALPGTDNRMHGADEFAVVDELVLSAKIFAQVIVELCS; the protein is encoded by the coding sequence ATGTATAGGAAAGAGATTGAAGGTTTTATTGATTCCCATAGGGACGAAATGATAGAGGATATCTGCACGCTGTGCCGGATTAACAGTGAGAAGATGCCTTATGTGGAGGGCAAGCCTTACGGGGAAGGTCCGTTCCAGGCGCTTCAGGCAGCTCTTAACATGGCAGAGGGGTATGGTTTTACCATCCGCAACTACGACAACTATGTGGGAACAGCCGACCTCAATGACAAGGAGAGACAGCTGGACATATTGGCCCACCTGGACGTGGTTCCTGCCGGCGAGGGATGGACTGAGACAAAGCCCTTTGAGCCGGTGGTAAAGGACGGAAAGCTCTTTGGCCGCGGTACCGCTGATGACAAGGGGCCGGCCGTGGCTGCGCTCTATGCAATGAGGGCAGTGAAGGAGCTGGATATCCCGTTAAATAAGAACGTCAGGCTGATTCTGGGCACGGACGAAGAGTGCGGAAGCTCTGATATCGTAAATTATTACGACAAGGAGGATGAAGCGCCCATGACCTTTTCACCGGATGCGGAATTCCCGGTTATCAACATTGAAAAGGGCCGTCTGGAAGGCCATTTCCATGCATCCTTCCAGGCTTCTGAGGCAATGCCCAGACTGGTGAAGGCGGAAGCCGGAATAAAGGCCAATGTGGTTCCGGGCAAGGCCAGAGCCGTGGTGGAAGGCGTTGACCTTAAGACATTGGAGGCAGCGGCAGAGGCTGTGGAAAAGGAAACAGGGATCTCCTTTGTGCTGGAGGGGGATTTGCCGGTTATGACAGTCACTGCACAGGGAGAGGGCGCCCACGCATCCACGCCCCAGGAGGGAAAGAATGCCCTTACAGGCCTGCTGGTATACCTGACACGCCTGCCGCTGGCAGAGTGCCCTCAGATGAATATGGTAAAGAACCTGCTAAAGCTGTTCCCTCACGGCGATACCTGCGGAAAGGCAGCCGGTATCAGCATGGAAGACCAGTTGTCCGGTAATCTGACCCTTGCCTTCAGTATGCTGACTGTTGGAGCCGATGGCCTGGAAGGCGTATTTGACAGCCGGTGTCCTATCTGCGCCACGGAAGAATCCGTGCTGGGAGTGATAAAACAGGCCATGGCGGACCATGGGCTTACACTGGAAAATGATTCCATGATACCGCCTCACCATGTGGACGGAAATTCTCATTTCGTAAAGACACTGTTGTCTGTATACGAGGACTATACAGGCCTTGAGGGAAGCTGCCAGGCTACAGGCGGCGGCACCTATGTCCACAGCCTTAAGAACGGTGTTGCTTATGGCGCGGCCCTGCCGGGAACAGACAACCGCATGCATGGAGCCGACGAGTTCGCGGTGGTGGACGAGCTTGTCTTAAGCGCAAAAATATTTGCACAGGTCATTGTGGAGCTGTGCAGCTGA
- a CDS encoding GatB/YqeY domain-containing protein, which translates to MSKIDDVRAAMVEAMKAKDKARKDSLSMLLSALKNAEINKREPLTEEEENAVVKKEIKQTQETYEMAPADREDIRSEAAARMAVYKEFAPVDMSVEQIREVIASVLSELGIGTPTAKDKGTIMKVLMPRVRGKADGKVVNETLASMFR; encoded by the coding sequence ATGAGTAAGATTGATGATGTAAGGGCTGCCATGGTGGAGGCCATGAAGGCTAAGGACAAGGCCAGGAAGGATTCCCTTTCCATGCTGCTGTCCGCCCTCAAGAATGCGGAAATCAACAAGAGGGAGCCTTTGACGGAAGAAGAGGAGAACGCGGTCGTCAAGAAGGAAATCAAGCAGACCCAGGAGACATACGAGATGGCACCGGCGGACCGTGAGGACATCCGGTCAGAGGCAGCCGCCAGGATGGCTGTATATAAGGAGTTTGCGCCGGTAGACATGAGCGTGGAGCAGATTCGGGAAGTCATAGCCTCTGTTCTGTCTGAGCTGGGAATCGGGACTCCCACGGCCAAGGATAAGGGAACCATTATGAAGGTCCTGATGCCCAGGGTCAGGGGAAAGGCGGACGGCAAGGTGGTCAATGAGACGCTGGCTTCCATGTTCCGGTAA
- a CDS encoding peptide chain release factor 3, translated as MSQIDNQMTEEIKKRRTFAIISHPDAGKTTLTEKFLLYGGAINLAGTVKGRKAAKHAVSDWMEIEKERGISVTSSAMQFNYDGFCINILDTPGHQDFSEDTYRTLMAADSAVMVIDGSKGVEAQTIKLFKVCVMRHIPIFTFINKFDREARDPYELLDEIEEVLGIRTCPVNWPIGCGKSFKGVYDRFSKKITTFTAAMGGAKEVDSQEFDVDCADVDSLIGQDYHQQLRDDIELLDGASDELDMERVRIGDLSPVFFGSALTNFGVETFLEHFLKMTTPPLSRKTLDGKIDPFRPDFSAFVFKIQANMNKAHRDRIAFMRICSGKFEAGMEVNHVQGGKKIRLTQPQQLMAQDRKIVEEAYAGDIIGIFDPGIFAIGDTLCASNEKFQFEGIPTFAPEHFARVRQVDTMKRKQFIKGVNQIAQEGAIQIFQEFNSGMEEIIVGVVGVLQFEVLTYRLRNEYNVEVILEKLPFEHIRWVENPGEVDVARIQGTSDMKRIKDLKNNPLLLFINSWSVGMVLDRNPALKLSEFGRA; from the coding sequence TTGTCACAGATAGATAACCAGATGACAGAAGAGATAAAAAAGCGGAGGACATTTGCAATCATATCCCACCCCGATGCCGGCAAGACCACGCTGACAGAAAAATTCCTGCTGTACGGCGGCGCCATCAACCTGGCCGGAACCGTCAAGGGGCGCAAGGCTGCCAAGCATGCTGTGTCCGACTGGATGGAGATTGAGAAGGAGAGAGGTATCTCGGTGACCTCCTCTGCCATGCAGTTTAATTACGACGGATTCTGTATCAATATCCTGGACACACCGGGACACCAGGATTTCTCGGAGGATACTTACCGTACCCTGATGGCGGCAGACTCCGCGGTCATGGTCATAGACGGTTCAAAGGGTGTGGAGGCGCAGACCATCAAGCTGTTTAAGGTATGCGTCATGCGTCATATCCCTATCTTTACTTTTATCAATAAGTTTGACCGGGAGGCCAGGGACCCTTACGAGCTTCTGGACGAGATTGAGGAAGTGCTGGGAATCCGCACATGCCCTGTAAACTGGCCCATTGGTTGCGGCAAGAGCTTTAAGGGCGTATACGACCGGTTCTCGAAGAAGATAACCACCTTCACGGCTGCCATGGGCGGTGCGAAGGAGGTGGACAGCCAGGAGTTTGACGTGGACTGTGCGGATGTGGATTCCTTAATCGGACAGGACTATCACCAGCAGCTGAGGGATGACATCGAACTCCTTGACGGGGCCAGTGATGAGCTGGATATGGAGCGTGTCAGGATTGGGGATTTATCCCCTGTGTTTTTTGGTTCGGCCCTGACCAATTTTGGCGTGGAGACCTTTCTGGAGCATTTCCTTAAAATGACCACGCCGCCTCTTTCCAGAAAGACACTGGACGGGAAGATAGACCCATTCCGCCCTGATTTCTCCGCTTTTGTATTTAAAATCCAGGCCAACATGAACAAGGCTCACAGGGACAGAATTGCTTTCATGCGCATCTGCTCCGGCAAGTTCGAGGCAGGCATGGAGGTAAACCATGTGCAGGGAGGAAAGAAGATCCGTCTGACCCAGCCCCAGCAGCTCATGGCCCAGGACCGGAAAATCGTGGAGGAGGCATATGCCGGCGATATCATCGGCATATTCGACCCGGGAATTTTCGCCATCGGCGATACCCTGTGCGCTTCCAATGAGAAGTTCCAGTTTGAGGGAATACCCACCTTTGCGCCGGAGCATTTTGCCAGGGTGCGCCAGGTGGATACCATGAAGCGCAAACAGTTCATAAAGGGTGTGAACCAGATTGCCCAGGAGGGTGCAATCCAGATATTCCAGGAGTTTAATTCCGGTATGGAGGAAATCATAGTAGGTGTAGTGGGCGTACTGCAGTTTGAAGTGCTGACCTACCGTCTGCGAAACGAATATAATGTGGAAGTCATACTGGAAAAGCTGCCCTTTGAGCACATACGCTGGGTGGAGAATCCGGGCGAGGTGGATGTGGCCAGGATTCAGGGCACGTCTGATATGAAACGAATTAAGGACTTAAAGAACAATCCGCTGCTGCTGTTTATCAACAGCTGGAGCGTGGGCATGGTATTGGACCGCAATCCGGCACTGAAGCTCTCAGAATTCGGAAGAGCCTGA
- a CDS encoding D-ribose ABC transporter substrate-binding protein: MKIKKILALMVTGTMLMTMGGCNAITIDGEENVREGSSGNVIGFSVSTLNNPFFVTLTEGAKKAASEKNVELVVVDAGDDAAKQTSDIEDLVSRNVGVLIVNPVDSDAVAPAVKSAMSQGIKVIAVDRGVNGVDVDCQIASDNVAGARMATEYLMELVGEGAKVAELQGVPGASATIDRGEGFHQVADKSLQVAVSQTANFNRAEGMTVMENILQSDGAIKGVFAHNDEMALGAVEAVAASGKDIKIVGFDATDDAQKAVKDGKMAATVAQKPDKMGETAIETAVKIMAGETVDKSIPVEVELIK; the protein is encoded by the coding sequence GTGAAGATTAAGAAAATACTGGCTCTTATGGTAACTGGCACAATGCTTATGACAATGGGCGGCTGCAACGCCATCACCATTGACGGGGAGGAAAACGTCAGGGAAGGAAGCAGCGGAAACGTGATTGGTTTCTCTGTCTCCACCCTGAACAACCCATTTTTCGTGACCTTGACGGAAGGAGCCAAGAAGGCCGCGTCGGAAAAGAATGTGGAGCTGGTGGTGGTGGACGCGGGAGACGACGCTGCCAAGCAGACCAGCGACATCGAGGATTTGGTGTCCAGAAATGTGGGCGTGCTGATTGTCAACCCGGTGGATTCAGACGCGGTGGCCCCGGCGGTAAAGAGCGCCATGTCCCAGGGAATCAAGGTGATTGCGGTGGACCGCGGCGTCAACGGAGTGGATGTGGACTGCCAGATTGCCTCGGACAATGTGGCGGGAGCCAGGATGGCAACAGAGTATCTCATGGAGCTTGTGGGCGAGGGCGCCAAGGTGGCTGAGCTGCAGGGCGTGCCGGGGGCCTCGGCCACCATTGACAGAGGCGAGGGATTCCATCAGGTGGCAGACAAATCCCTTCAGGTGGCTGTCAGCCAGACCGCTAATTTCAACCGCGCGGAGGGCATGACGGTCATGGAGAACATCCTTCAGTCCGACGGCGCCATCAAGGGTGTGTTTGCCCACAATGACGAGATGGCCCTTGGGGCAGTGGAGGCAGTTGCCGCTTCCGGAAAGGACATAAAGATTGTGGGATTTGACGCCACGGACGACGCCCAGAAGGCGGTGAAGGACGGCAAAATGGCGGCCACGGTTGCCCAGAAGCCGGATAAGATGGGGGAGACAGCTATTGAGACCGCTGTCAAAATCATGGCAGGGGAGACTGTGGACAAATCCATACCCGTGGAAGTGGAGCTGATTAAATAG
- a CDS encoding ABC transporter permease, with translation MNENKNKVINYTQDFGALIALILLMAGISIASPSFRTGANFLSLLRQSSINGLIAFGMTFVILTDAIDLSVGSVLALSTALCAGMITAGVPAGLAMILALVLGCAMGVISGVMVTKGRLQPFIATLITMTVYRGLTMIYTNGKPISNLGDSFILKVVGKGKFYGVPIPVILLILLFLLFYFLLNKTTFGRRIYATGSNWKSAKLAGVNIHRTKIIAYAISGTMAALSGLILLSRLGSAQPTLGSGYELDAIAAVALGGTSMSGGRGKIYGTLIGVLIIAVLNNGLNILGVSSYYQDVIKGLVILIAVLSDRKR, from the coding sequence ATGAATGAAAATAAGAATAAAGTCATCAATTACACCCAGGATTTCGGGGCGCTCATCGCCCTTATCCTGCTGATGGCAGGCATCAGCATTGCCAGCCCAAGTTTCCGCACCGGGGCCAATTTCCTGTCCCTGCTGCGCCAGTCCTCCATCAACGGACTCATTGCCTTCGGCATGACCTTTGTCATCCTGACGGATGCCATTGACTTATCCGTGGGCTCTGTGCTGGCCCTCAGCACGGCTCTGTGCGCCGGGATGATTACGGCCGGAGTGCCGGCCGGCCTGGCCATGATTCTGGCGTTGGTCCTTGGATGCGCCATGGGCGTGATCAGCGGCGTTATGGTCACCAAGGGACGTCTTCAGCCCTTTATCGCAACCCTGATTACCATGACGGTATACCGCGGCCTGACCATGATATACACCAACGGTAAGCCAATCTCCAATCTGGGAGACAGCTTTATCCTGAAGGTGGTTGGAAAGGGAAAGTTCTACGGCGTCCCGATTCCGGTTATCCTTCTGATACTCCTGTTCCTGCTCTTTTATTTCCTGTTAAATAAGACCACCTTCGGGCGCAGGATTTACGCGACCGGAAGCAACTGGAAATCAGCCAAGCTGGCCGGCGTGAACATACACAGGACAAAAATCATCGCCTATGCCATTTCCGGTACCATGGCAGCATTATCCGGCCTGATTCTGCTCTCCAGACTGGGATCCGCGCAGCCCACCCTGGGAAGCGGCTATGAGCTGGACGCCATCGCCGCGGTGGCCCTGGGAGGCACCAGCATGAGCGGCGGCAGAGGAAAAATCTACGGAACCCTGATTGGCGTACTGATTATCGCGGTGCTGAACAACGGCCTTAACATCCTGGGCGTATCTTCCTACTATCAGGACGTAATCAAAGGTCTGGTTATCCTGATTGCGGTACTCTCAGACCGCAAGAGATAG
- a CDS encoding sugar ABC transporter ATP-binding protein: MTQTGKSTLMKILTGVYTRDGGTVIVDGKEVTYKNPQEAEKAGIVFIQQELNVLFDLTVEENLFLGKEIKKGFGICDRKAMRAKAEETLKRLGVSIPTDKVMSGLSVGQQQMIEICKALMVDAKVIIMDEPTAALTQSETEVLFEVMQSLRKKGVSIVYISHRMEEIFELCDRISVLRDGTYIGTKKIPETNMNEIVKMMIGREIGERYPKRDCAIGSEVFRVEDLTKEGVFHDVNFSVKAGEVLGVSGLMGAGRTEIMQAIFGNLSYDRGSIFIGGKQAVIKNPLQAIEHGIGFITEDRKTEGLLLEESIEKNVSLTNLGRISGKGRVVISREKEKGLVTKAIEELHIRCFGPGHECVNLSGGNQQKVVFAKWIYTEPRILILDEPTRGVDIGAKKEIYSIINQLAEKGVAIIMVSSELPEVLGMSDRIMVVREGMVRGIINQGEADQEKIMTLATGGTI, translated from the coding sequence TTGACACAGACAGGCAAGTCCACGCTGATGAAAATTCTGACCGGCGTCTACACCCGCGACGGGGGCACCGTCATTGTGGACGGAAAAGAAGTGACCTACAAAAATCCCCAGGAAGCGGAAAAGGCAGGCATTGTCTTTATCCAGCAGGAGCTGAACGTACTGTTCGACCTGACGGTTGAGGAAAACCTTTTCCTGGGCAAGGAAATCAAAAAGGGATTTGGAATATGTGACCGGAAGGCCATGAGGGCAAAGGCAGAGGAAACCTTAAAACGTCTGGGAGTCAGCATCCCCACGGACAAGGTAATGTCTGGGCTTTCCGTGGGCCAGCAGCAGATGATAGAAATTTGTAAGGCATTGATGGTGGATGCAAAGGTCATCATCATGGATGAACCCACGGCAGCTCTTACCCAGAGCGAGACAGAGGTGTTGTTTGAGGTGATGCAGTCCCTGAGGAAAAAGGGAGTGTCCATCGTCTATATATCCCACCGCATGGAGGAGATTTTTGAGCTTTGCGACCGCATCTCCGTTCTCAGGGACGGCACATACATAGGCACAAAGAAGATTCCGGAAACTAATATGAATGAAATCGTCAAAATGATGATTGGCCGTGAAATCGGCGAGCGGTATCCAAAACGTGACTGCGCCATCGGCAGCGAGGTGTTCCGGGTGGAGGACCTCACAAAGGAGGGGGTGTTCCACGATGTGAATTTCTCCGTAAAGGCCGGTGAGGTCCTGGGAGTATCCGGACTGATGGGAGCGGGGCGCACGGAAATCATGCAGGCTATTTTCGGAAACCTGTCCTATGACAGGGGCAGCATTTTCATCGGCGGAAAGCAGGCGGTGATTAAGAATCCGCTGCAGGCCATTGAGCATGGAATCGGATTTATAACAGAGGACCGCAAGACAGAGGGACTTCTGCTGGAGGAGAGCATTGAGAAAAATGTATCCCTGACCAATCTGGGGCGTATCTCAGGCAAGGGCAGGGTGGTAATCAGCAGGGAGAAGGAAAAAGGGCTGGTCACAAAGGCCATAGAGGAGCTTCATATCAGGTGTTTCGGGCCCGGACACGAGTGCGTGAACTTAAGCGGCGGCAACCAGCAGAAGGTGGTATTCGCAAAATGGATTTACACAGAACCCAGAATACTGATTCTGGATGAGCCCACAAGAGGCGTGGACATCGGCGCCAAGAAGGAGATATACAGCATCATAAACCAGCTGGCCGAAAAGGGGGTCGCCATTATCATGGTGTCCTCTGAGCTGCCGGAGGTATTGGGAATGAGCGACCGGATTATGGTGGTGCGCGAAGGTATGGTCAGGGGAATCATCAATCAGGGTGAGGCTGACCAGGAGAAGATAATGACATTGGCTACGGGAGGTACCATATAA
- a CDS encoding helix-turn-helix domain-containing protein, with protein sequence MIHQVYSIAEEIKRLREERDMTQEELAESAEISLSHLSKVESGSRMIGMKTYSKILYALNAVPIMITETEKSERHSDLVLRLLSILKECSEVEMEFLLNTVETIKNNMDIIRNHEKSSAGNHKRNTHHNYPAYEARRTV encoded by the coding sequence ATGATACACCAGGTTTATTCCATAGCAGAAGAAATTAAAAGGCTGCGCGAGGAAAGAGATATGACACAGGAAGAATTAGCTGAGTCAGCTGAAATTTCGTTAAGCCACTTAAGCAAAGTGGAGAGTGGCTCCAGAATGATTGGCATGAAAACATATAGCAAAATTTTGTACGCGTTAAATGCAGTCCCCATTATGATAACGGAAACAGAAAAGAGCGAAAGACATTCCGATTTAGTGTTGCGTCTATTATCAATATTAAAAGAATGCTCGGAAGTGGAGATGGAATTTTTATTAAATACTGTAGAAACAATAAAAAACAATATGGATATCATAAGAAACCACGAAAAGAGTAGTGCTGGGAATCATAAGAGAAATACACATCATAATTATCCAGCATATGAAGCCAGAAGAACCGTTTAA
- a CDS encoding metal-dependent transcriptional regulator, translating into MKLHESGENYLEAVLILQKQKGMVRSVALARHMGYAKPSISHAVTVLRNGGYLTTDTDGYLHLTVTGREIAETIFERHQFFTNQLIDAGIDPAIAEEEACRLEHAISDETFQKLKRHLLRKEEDENTH; encoded by the coding sequence CTGAAACTTCATGAATCAGGAGAGAATTACCTGGAAGCGGTGTTAATTCTGCAAAAGCAAAAAGGTATGGTACGCTCGGTTGCTCTCGCCCGACACATGGGGTATGCCAAACCCAGCATCAGCCATGCAGTGACGGTTCTACGTAATGGCGGTTATTTGACAACGGACACTGACGGCTATCTTCATTTAACCGTTACGGGCCGTGAAATAGCTGAAACAATATTTGAGCGTCACCAATTCTTTACGAATCAGCTTATTGATGCCGGAATCGACCCTGCCATTGCGGAAGAAGAGGCTTGCCGGCTGGAACATGCAATCAGTGATGAGACATTCCAGAAACTAAAAAGACATCTGTTAAGAAAAGAGGAAGATGAAAACACACATTGA